The following proteins are encoded in a genomic region of Bicyclus anynana chromosome 12, ilBicAnyn1.1, whole genome shotgun sequence:
- the LOC112053034 gene encoding DNA excision repair protein ERCC-1 isoform X1, which translates to MDLEDGLDDLLAEICEPTSPKKIKTDDKDCPVQPGPSTSTVKKSAISKTHCVLVNQKQRGNPLLKFIKCVPWEYDDIIPDYEIGKAISILFLSVRYHNLNPDYINNRLKELGKKYELRVLLVQVDLKDPHTALKNLTRICLLTDMTLMLAWSPEEAAKIVENYKIFENKPPDKIMEKVENDPHQKIVNALSSIKPVNKTDAMTLITRFSTLENIIKATESQLAECPGFGATKAKKLYKALHEPFLKKGNVSKDTLKKDEFAENICLEDIQNLETEIQSEEPK; encoded by the exons ATGGATTTAGAAGACGGTTTGGATGACCTTTTGGCTGAAATATGTGAGCCCACATCtccaaagaaaataaaaactgatGATAAGGATTGCCCAGTCCAACCAG GGCCATCTACCTCTACAGTTAAAAAGTCTGCTATATCTAAAACACACTGTGTACTGGTCAACCAAAAACAG CGTGGTAACCCATTGTTGAAATTCATAAAGTGtgtcccgtgggaatatgatGACATTATCCCTGATTATGAAATAGGCAAAGCAATATCTATTCTCTTTCTATCTGTACGCTATCATAATTTAAATCCAGATTACATCAACAACAGACTGAAGGAGTTGGGGAAGAAATATGAGCTTCGGGTACTATTAGTGCAG GTTGATCTTAAAGATCCACACACAGCGTTGAAGAATTTAACAAGAATCTGCCTCTTGACTGATATGACACTAATGTTGGCCTGGAGTCCAGAGGAAGCTGCAAAGATTGtggaaaactataaaatatttgagAATAAACCACCAGACAAGATAATGGAAAAAGTTGAAAATGATCCACATCaaaag atagtAAATGCCCTGTCATCTATAAAACCAGTCAACAAGACAGATGCAATGACACTTATAACAAGGTTCAGTACAttagaaaatattatcaaaGCAACAGAGTCCCAGCTGGCCGAATGTCCAGGGTTCGGTGCCACTAAGGCCAAGAAGCTTTACAAAGCCCTACATGAACCATTTTTAAAGAAGGGAAATGTAAGCAAGGATACTTTGAAAAAAGATGAATTTGCAGAAAACATTTGCTTAGAAGATATACAAAATCTGGAAACTGAAATACAAAGTGAGGagccaaaataa
- the LOC112053034 gene encoding DNA excision repair protein ERCC-1 isoform X2: protein MIRIAQSNQRGNPLLKFIKCVPWEYDDIIPDYEIGKAISILFLSVRYHNLNPDYINNRLKELGKKYELRVLLVQVDLKDPHTALKNLTRICLLTDMTLMLAWSPEEAAKIVENYKIFENKPPDKIMEKVENDPHQKIVNALSSIKPVNKTDAMTLITRFSTLENIIKATESQLAECPGFGATKAKKLYKALHEPFLKKGNVSKDTLKKDEFAENICLEDIQNLETEIQSEEPK, encoded by the exons atGATAAGGATTGCCCAGTCCAACCAG CGTGGTAACCCATTGTTGAAATTCATAAAGTGtgtcccgtgggaatatgatGACATTATCCCTGATTATGAAATAGGCAAAGCAATATCTATTCTCTTTCTATCTGTACGCTATCATAATTTAAATCCAGATTACATCAACAACAGACTGAAGGAGTTGGGGAAGAAATATGAGCTTCGGGTACTATTAGTGCAG GTTGATCTTAAAGATCCACACACAGCGTTGAAGAATTTAACAAGAATCTGCCTCTTGACTGATATGACACTAATGTTGGCCTGGAGTCCAGAGGAAGCTGCAAAGATTGtggaaaactataaaatatttgagAATAAACCACCAGACAAGATAATGGAAAAAGTTGAAAATGATCCACATCaaaag atagtAAATGCCCTGTCATCTATAAAACCAGTCAACAAGACAGATGCAATGACACTTATAACAAGGTTCAGTACAttagaaaatattatcaaaGCAACAGAGTCCCAGCTGGCCGAATGTCCAGGGTTCGGTGCCACTAAGGCCAAGAAGCTTTACAAAGCCCTACATGAACCATTTTTAAAGAAGGGAAATGTAAGCAAGGATACTTTGAAAAAAGATGAATTTGCAGAAAACATTTGCTTAGAAGATATACAAAATCTGGAAACTGAAATACAAAGTGAGGagccaaaataa